From the genome of Nitrospirota bacterium:
GGATCAAAACCCGCTCGGCATCCGCCTTGGCGGCAACAACAAAGCGCCCATCCGCGAGCACCGCGATCGCCGGCAGGGGAAGGACGGCGAGGCGGGACCAGTCGCTGTCCATGACCCCGGACCGGAACCCGAGCTGTTTCGCCGCCTGCAGCAACTCGGTCTCCCCGAGTGGGGCGCCACCCTGGGCAAACTGATGCCGCAACTGTACGCCGTCCGCGGGGACGCCGTGAAACCGCGCCACAATCAGCAGACAGGACAGCCCTGTGTCGATCGCAGCGGAATCTGTGGGAGCTTGAGGGGTTACGTCTTCTCCCATGCGCTAGCCAGGTATGGAGTCACCGGCGCGAGGACCTCGCGCGGGGCAGGTCATTATTTCCACTGCATGCTAACGCTCTATGCCATTGAAGGTCAAGAGATTTTCAGACATTTTCGGCCTTGCCGCACTCCACTTCTGCTGGACTTTTCCCCAGCCAATCTCATATGATCGCAGGTACCGTATGCTCTCCGTAAAACTTTATAGGCCCACTGCCACACTTGGGCGTTCACTATCATTGCTCGTGGCGATGGTGCTGCCCCTTTCCGCTTCATCTTCCCTGGCGCGGACCCTCGTGCTGGACGGCGGCCTGGCTTCCACATTCCACGTCACCGATCGGGCACTGCTCGGCATGCCGACCGGGATCGAACAGTTCTCCTACTTCGTCGTGCCGCCCCCCACGATCGCCACAAAGACCTCCAAGCAAACCGTGTCGAATTACCGCTATGCGGCCCAACCCAAACCCTCGTCGGTCCAAGAGGACACCGATCCCTACGGGAACCGGACCGTGAAGCTGACTTGGCTGGCCCCTGCCGGCGAAATCCAGATTACCAGCGACTACGATGTCCGTGCCTCGGTGGATTTTGCGCCTCTGCCTATGGCCGCCCCCTACCCGCTCCCGACCAGAAGTCTGCCGCGCGACGTCGCCCAATATCTGCAGCCTTCGGAACAGGTGCAATCACAGGACCAGGAAATCCGTTCCCTGGCGGCCGAACTCGTCAAGGGCGCGACAACGGAACAGGAAGCGGTGACCAAGATTCTCTACTGGGTGGTGGACCACCTGCATTACCAACTGGAGCCGGCCGGCTACGATGCGCTGCTGACCAAGCGCGAAGGGAAAGGTAATTGCCAGAACTACTCGCACCTGTCGGCCGCCCTGCTACGCGCCGCGGGCATTCCCGCTCGCATGGTGCGGGGCCGGACGCTCGACAAGGCCTGGGAAGTGGACGAAGGCAACGGCAAACGACGCTGGACCAGCCGCTGGGCGGCGGGCCGCCATGCCTGGATCGAGATCTACCATCCGGACCAGGGCTGGCTCATGTATGACAGTCAGGCCTATCACCTCTTCGTCTCCACCCGCTTCATTCGCATGGAAGTGGGCCCGGACAACAAGGCCGTGCATACCGACGGGTTGATGTCCTGGCGCAGCCGCAGCAACGAACAGCCCAAGATTCTGGACATACGAGTGGAGGCGGAATTTTCCCAAGATCAGGACGTCGTCAAAGCCCAGCGCGTGGATGCGGCCCCGCAGAAGCTGCTCTATGCACCGAATTTGACGGGGGCCACTGTCCCGCCGCCCCCCGTACCGGTGCTTCCTCCTCCTGCCCCACCGACGCCCCCGCCGGCCGCTAAACTGAAACCGTCAGACTTCGACTTTCCGGTCGTGTTTGGAAACCTTGAATTCCCGAGCGAGATTCGACTGTTTGAGCCGGTCAAGCAAGAGGAAGGCGGCCAGTTTTCGATGGAGGGGAGCTATGTCGTCGAGACCGCCGAGT
Proteins encoded in this window:
- a CDS encoding transglutaminase family protein; the protein is MPLKVKRFSDIFGLAALHFCWTFPQPISYDRRYRMLSVKLYRPTATLGRSLSLLVAMVLPLSASSSLARTLVLDGGLASTFHVTDRALLGMPTGIEQFSYFVVPPPTIATKTSKQTVSNYRYAAQPKPSSVQEDTDPYGNRTVKLTWLAPAGEIQITSDYDVRASVDFAPLPMAAPYPLPTRSLPRDVAQYLQPSEQVQSQDQEIRSLAAELVKGATTEQEAVTKILYWVVDHLHYQLEPAGYDALLTKREGKGNCQNYSHLSAALLRAAGIPARMVRGRTLDKAWEVDEGNGKRRWTSRWAAGRHAWIEIYHPDQGWLMYDSQAYHLFVSTRFIRMEVGPDNKAVHTDGLMSWRSRSNEQPKILDIRVEAEFSQDQDVVKAQRVDAAPQKLLYAPNLTGATVPPPPVPVLPPPAPPTPPPAAKLKPSDFDFPVVFGNLEFPSEIRLFEPVKQEEGGQFSMEGSYVVETAEYVSGDQLYAQALEPERPVLVKDFSLALHRFGGDQGDLWVEIYDEGGDGPGKLVAKSRPVRASAIRTPPNRYAWVPFSFEGTNTILPAGRHWILLRQNGDAIVNWFYLYGKVVSPEDGTRTRPKEAKGPAWNQILNIEFNFRLRGLVSLRDS